From the Myripristis murdjan chromosome 14, fMyrMur1.1, whole genome shotgun sequence genome, one window contains:
- the slc7a3a gene encoding solute carrier family 7, member 3, producing the protein MANKLAGLGKTLLRRRALDCSGEETRFARCLSTLDLIALGVGSTLGAGVYVLAGEVAREKAGPAIVLCFLIAALSSMLAGLCYAEFGARVPKTGSAYLYSYVTVGEIWAFITGWNLILSYVIGTASVARAWSSTFDNLVEQKISGFFKASMAMKVPGQVLAEYPDLFALILVLLLTGLLAFGVSESALVNKIFTGINLVVLGFVIISGFVKGDAANWNLTEDDYTHYLNSTNSTRPTNNAEFGVGGFAPFGLSGILSGAATCFYAFVGFDCIATTSEEAKNPMRSIPIGIVASLLICFFAYFGVSAALTLMMPYYQLNTQSPLPEAFSYVGWAPARYIVAVGSLCALSTSLLGSMFPMPRVIYAMAEDGLLFRALSRMNTRTKTPLLATIVSGIVAALMAFLFDLAALVDLMSIGTLLAYSLVAICVLILRYQPGSLTSSSQTEKLVELVGGEKVAVSGGDSGDEYGMETEDRPLRESFTVKLLFSPSGKTPTQTSGNIVYATTAIISIFITVLCVVLANFLTQLLAGHPVTVTVCAILTLICIVCVVIIWRQPESKEALTFKVPLLPWLPLFSVFVNIYLMMQLDKATWCRFTVWMAIGFAIYFFYGIKNSSEASSSSSPRKYEPALQSKSPIYRGAPDDSDVEGGSSP; encoded by the exons ATGGCCAACAAGCTGGCAGGCCTGGGCAAAACCCTGCTGCGCCGCCGGGCTTTAGACTGCTCCGGCGAGGAGACCCGTTTCGCCCGCTGCCTGTCCACCTTGGACCTCATTGCCCTTGGCGTGGGCTCGACACTCGGCGCCGGCGTCTACGTCCTCGCGGGCGAAGTAGCCAGAGAAAAGGCAGGACCAGCCATTGTGCTCTGTTTCCTCATCGCTGCCCTCTCCTCTATGCTGGCGGGGCTCTGTTACGCTGAATTCGGCGCCCGGGTGCCCAAGACAGGCTCAGCGTACCTTTACAGCTACGTGACAGTTGGAGAGATCTGGGCCTTCATCACAGGATGGAACCTCATCCTCTCCTATGTGATCG GTACTGCCAGTGTGGCGAGGGCATGGAGCTCGACCTTTGACAACTTGGTGGAACAGAAGATCTCGGGGTTTTTTAAAGCTTCCATGGCAATGAAGGTCCCAGGACAAGTCCTGGCAGAGTACCCCGACCTGTTTGCCCTTATCCTGGTCCTTTTGTTGACTG GGCTTCTGGCGTTTGGCGTGAGCGAGTCGGCGTTGGTGAACAAGATCTTCACTGGTATCAACCTGGTGGTGTTGGGTTTTGTCATCATCTCTGGCTTTGTTAAAGGAGACGCAGCCAACTGGAACCTCACAGAGGACGACTACACACACTACCTCAATAGCACCAACTCAACCCGGCCTAC GAATAACGCTGAATTCGGCGTAGGCGGTTTTGCACCATTTGGTCTGAGTGGGATTCTGTCTGGTGCCGCCACCTGCTTCTATGCCTTTGTGGGCTTTGACTGCATTGCAACAACaa GTGAGGAAGCTAAGAACCCCATGCGTTCCATACCTATTGGCATCGTGGCGTCTCTGCTGATCTGCTTCTTCGCCTACTTTGGCGTGTCGGCAGCTCTCACCCTGATGATGCCCTACTACCAGCTTAACACCCAGAGCCCTCTGCCTGAAGCGTTCAGCTATGTGGGCTGGGCCCCTGCCAGATACATAGTGGCTGTCGGATCTTTGTGCGCCctctccaccag TCTCCTGGGCTCTATGTTCCCAATGCCCCGGGTCATCTACGCCATGGCGGAGGACGGCCTGCTGTTTAGAGCTCTGTCCAGGATGAACACTCGCACCAAGACCCCACTCCTGGCAACCATCGTGTCTGGCATCGTTGCAG CCCTGATGGCCTTCCTGTTTGACCTGGCAGCTCTGGTTGATCTCATGTCCATTGGAACGCTGTTGGCCTACTCACTAGTGGCCATCTGTGTCCTTATCCTAAG GTACCAGCCTGGCAGCCTGACCTCGTCCAGCCAGACGGAGAAGCTGGTGGAGCTggtgggaggagagaaggtggcTGTGAGCGGAGGGGACAGCGGCGACGAGTACGGCATGGAGACAGAGGACAGGCCGCTCCGAGAGAGCTTCACCGTCAAGCTGCTCTTCAGCCCCAGCGGAAAGACGCCGACGCAGACCTCTGGGAACATCGTCTACGCTACCACAGCTATTATCT cGATTTTCATCACTGTGCTGTGCGTGGTGTTGGCCAACTTTCTCACACAGCTGCTGGCTGGTCATCCGGTCACCGTGACAGTATGTGCCATTTTGACTTTGATCTGCATCGTTTGTGTCGTCATTATCTGGAGACAGCCTGAGAGCAAAGAGGCGCTCACCTTCAAG GTCCCTCTGCTCCCTTGGCTGCctctgttcagtgtgtttgtcaaCATCTACCTCATGATGCAGCTCGACAAGGCAACATGGTGCCGTTTCACTGTCTGGATGGCTATCG gTTTTGCCATCTACTTTTTCTACGGTATTAAGAACAGCAGtgaggccagcagcagctcatccCCACGCAAATATGAGCCTGCACTGCAGAGCAAGAGCCCAATCTACAGGGGGGCTCCTGACGACAGTGACGTGGAAGGGGGCAGCAGCCCCTGA
- the LOC115372001 gene encoding ras-related protein Rab-39B-like, with amino-acid sequence METIWLYQFRLIVIGDSTVGKSCLIRRFTEGRFAQVSDPTVGVDFFSRLVEIEPGKRIKLQIWDTAGQERFRSITRAYYRNSVGGLLLFDITNHRSFQNVHNWLEEAQSHVQPHSIVFLLVGHKCDLEAQRQVTQQEAEKLAGAYGLRYVETSARDAINVEKAFVDLTRDIFELVRSGDIKVQEGWEGVKSGFVPNTVHSSEEVTKRDRQCFC; translated from the exons ATGGAGACGATATGGCTTTACCAGTTTCGTCTGATCGTCATCGGAGACTCCACTGTCGGCAAGTCCTGTCTGATCCGGAGGTTCACTGAGGGCCGCTTTGCCCAGGTGTCAGACCCCACCGTGGGGGTCGACTTCTTCTCCCGCCTGGTGGAGATCGAACCTGGGAAAAGGATCAAACTCCAAATCTGGGACACTGCCGGGCAGGAGAGGTTCAG GTCTATCACCAGGGCCTACTACCGCAACTCAGTGGGGGGGCTCTTGCTCTTTGACATCACCAACCACCGCTCATTCCAGAACGTCCACAATTGGCTGGAAGAGGCTCAGAGCCACGTCCAGCCTCATAGCATCGTCTTCCTGTTGGTCGGTCACAAGTGTGACCTGGAGGCTCAGCGTCAGGTGACCCAGCAGGAGGCAGAGAAACTGGCTGGGGCCTACGGGCTGCGCTACGTGGAGACATCGGCACGAGATGCCATCAACGTGGAGAAG GCGTTTGTGGATCTGACGCGAGACATCTTCGAGCTGGTGCGGAGCGGTGACATCAAAGTCCAGGAGGGCTGGGAGGGCGTCAAGAGCGGCTTCGTTCCAAACACCGTCCACTCCTCTGAGGAGGTCACCAAGCGTGACCGGCAGTGCTTCTGTTGA